ATGGCGGGGAACAATAACTGTCAAAAGGCCTTCATGCTTTAGCGAAAGTGCTTGATGAACCTGTGCGCACGCCAGTTCCTCGCCCTCAAACGTACTTGCCGCAAGCCATACCGGGCGGGTGCCGATCTGCGATTGCAGTTCGGTTAGGGCGTCGGCTTCGACCGGCAGCGGGGGGGCTGCAAATTTCAGGTTCCCGACGGCGCGCACATCCTTCCCGCCAAGGGAAACGAACCGTTCGGTTTCCTTGCTTCCTTGCGTCAGGATCAGGTCAAATGCGGAAATGACCGGCGTGATAAAGGATGGAAATCGTGAATAGCTTTTAAAGCTTCTGGCCGAAATGCGGCCATTAAGCAGTGCCAGTCTGGTGCCTGCCTTCTTGGCCTTGGTCAGAATATTGGGCCAGAAATCACTTTCAAGCCAAAGAGCCGCATCCGGTTTCCAGTGATGCAGAAAACGCGCAACGCAAACCTGACGATCAATGGGGATGAACTGATGGATCACCCCTTCCGGAAGGCGCTGATACATCATTGCCGCCGACGTAACGGTGCCGGTGGTGACAAGGATCGAGGTTTCGGGAAAACGCGCACGAATGGCATCAATCACCGGCAGGGACGACAGGGATTCGCCAACACTGGCACCATGTATCCAGACGAGCTTCCCCTTCGGGCGCAATG
The Thalassospira xiamenensis M-5 = DSM 17429 DNA segment above includes these coding regions:
- a CDS encoding 3-deoxy-D-manno-octulosonic acid transferase — translated: MSLFYAYRVATRLLGPVLGIYLQRRKKRGKEDAGRIGERFGHASALRPKGKLVWIHGASVGESLSSLPVIDAIRARFPETSILVTTGTVTSAAMMYQRLPEGVIHQFIPIDRQVCVARFLHHWKPDAALWLESDFWPNILTKAKKAGTRLALLNGRISARSFKSYSRFPSFITPVISAFDLILTQGSKETERFVSLGGKDVRAVGNLKFAAPPLPVEADALTELQSQIGTRPVWLAASTFEGEELACAQVHQALSLKHEGLLTVIVPRHPDRADEIEADLIAQGLRVARRSLGHKITEDIDIYLGDTMGEMGLYYRIAPVCLIGKSLCASGGQNPLEPARLGCAILHGPDMSNFSEISQELLTAHACRPVADRDDLTRQIDILLTQPEKASALANAALAYANSKAEVLERTIDAITPLLTGEVANARA